One Pseudomonas muyukensis DNA segment encodes these proteins:
- the gspK gene encoding type II secretion system minor pseudopilin GspK, which yields MGRGQQRGAALLMVLVVLAMLAAGLAWLVEDGRRQVDAVRLLHQRVQVRAMEQAGLAYASQALRDPAWRVSPLFWQALRGQPLSYDFGAGKAQLRVIDQHSCFNVNALLGEDGPRAQRQLRYLLGDDMAAERLVDALADWLDADSDARLQGAESAQYLRQQPPRLAANQPMLDSSELNLLLEPDSGRQARYRMLCALPLTSGWRLNANALGLEHLPLLEAMYEGRFSGSMLSRIISGRPAAGYVDAAALRQALGAVDDETFARLSEGLLLNSGHFVLQLSFEEEGRTLRSQFQIEALGVVQWHARVPAQQVRVKGREPVAW from the coding sequence ATGGGGCGCGGGCAACAACGGGGCGCGGCACTGCTGATGGTGCTGGTAGTGCTGGCGATGCTGGCCGCGGGGCTGGCCTGGCTGGTGGAGGACGGCCGCCGCCAGGTGGACGCGGTGCGCCTGCTGCACCAGCGGGTGCAGGTGCGGGCCATGGAGCAGGCAGGGCTAGCCTATGCCTCCCAGGCCCTGCGCGATCCGGCCTGGCGCGTCAGCCCGCTGTTCTGGCAGGCGTTGCGCGGGCAACCGCTGAGCTATGACTTTGGCGCGGGCAAGGCGCAGCTGCGGGTGATCGACCAGCACAGTTGCTTCAACGTCAATGCCCTGCTGGGCGAGGACGGCCCTCGGGCGCAGCGCCAATTGCGTTACCTGCTGGGCGATGACATGGCCGCCGAGCGCCTGGTCGATGCCCTGGCCGACTGGCTGGATGCCGACAGCGATGCCCGCCTGCAGGGCGCCGAGAGCGCCCAGTACCTGCGCCAGCAACCGCCGCGCCTGGCGGCCAACCAGCCGATGCTCGACAGCAGCGAACTGAACCTGTTGCTGGAGCCCGACAGTGGCCGCCAGGCGCGCTACCGGATGCTCTGCGCCCTGCCTTTGACCAGCGGCTGGCGGCTCAATGCCAATGCCTTGGGGCTGGAGCACTTGCCGTTGCTGGAGGCGATGTACGAGGGACGGTTCTCTGGGTCGATGCTCAGCCGGATCATCAGCGGCCGGCCAGCGGCGGGCTACGTGGATGCCGCGGCATTGCGCCAGGCGCTGGGGGCGGTGGATGACGAGACCTTCGCCCGGCTCAGCGAAGGGTTGCTGCTCAACAGCGGCCATTTTGTGCTGCAGCTGTCGTTCGAGGAAGAGGGGCGCACGCTGCGCAGCCAGTTCCAGATCGAGGCGCTGGGCGTGGTGCAATGGCACGCGCGGGTGCCGGCGCAGCAGGTAAGGGTCAAGGGGCGGGAGCCGGTGGCCTGGTAG
- a CDS encoding lipoprotein UxpA, with protein sequence MAESMASRREVISWMGAGALAPLLGACSGLPMPRGAADRALDLLYVADTLDARQPGQAVVPATRLGPVSHLGRAPWMSGPNASAGQPALAPLLDANLAGQARTGGYAVLAALLEQLRLEAGREQCLTLENGQCWNGSGLAYLTQGESGVQGSQLLGSEARVSSDERVLWPQRSAGLYRQSSSITLGAGLADAQAKALGIEGLQVFQRGGVRIAVVGVTDPYAQDQKASLKQWYQSLQPSFQQARREADLVVALADVGTGPGLWLAERVPELDVLLCARGQDLWPTPVQATQASGRRVPVLFAGCRASGAFRLRCRQAGDQWQFEAQFFPAFAHSLGPQALARASQLRGELQRQRSGHAAWLDQPLARAPEALWRRDTRGGSWDRLLHQALADTSSMPVLLPGLRYDYPLPAGEPITREHLISLTGGYPAPVVEAPARQVEQVLENAAEQLFGDPLLLDNSQDLPRWQSQDWQVSYSPNGKRIIGLQPVEGLCRTFGLHFDAQAGAPLWQTLEAWLTRQAPGWALAPLQLPAVRYVQGHPGWHPHQVAA encoded by the coding sequence ATGGCGGAGTCGATGGCAAGCAGGCGCGAAGTGATCAGCTGGATGGGTGCCGGTGCCCTGGCACCGTTGCTCGGCGCCTGCTCGGGCTTGCCCATGCCCCGTGGCGCGGCTGACCGGGCGCTGGACCTGCTGTATGTCGCCGATACCCTCGACGCTCGCCAACCGGGCCAGGCCGTGGTGCCGGCCACACGGCTGGGGCCGGTCAGCCACCTGGGACGCGCGCCGTGGATGAGCGGGCCGAACGCCAGCGCCGGGCAGCCGGCGCTGGCGCCACTGCTCGATGCCAACCTGGCCGGGCAGGCCCGCACCGGTGGCTATGCGGTATTGGCGGCGCTGCTCGAGCAACTGCGGCTCGAGGCGGGTCGTGAGCAGTGCCTGACCCTGGAGAACGGCCAATGCTGGAACGGCAGCGGCCTGGCCTACCTCACCCAGGGTGAAAGCGGTGTGCAGGGCAGCCAACTGCTGGGCAGCGAGGCGCGGGTCAGCAGCGACGAGCGCGTGTTGTGGCCGCAGCGCAGTGCCGGGCTCTATCGCCAGTCTTCCTCTATTACCCTCGGCGCCGGCCTGGCCGATGCGCAGGCCAAGGCGCTGGGTATCGAAGGCCTGCAGGTGTTCCAGCGCGGCGGCGTGCGCATCGCGGTGGTCGGGGTTACCGATCCTTATGCCCAGGATCAGAAAGCCTCGCTCAAGCAGTGGTACCAGTCATTGCAACCGAGCTTCCAGCAAGCCCGGCGCGAGGCCGACCTGGTGGTGGCGCTGGCGGATGTCGGCACCGGCCCCGGGCTGTGGCTGGCCGAGCGCGTGCCGGAGCTGGACGTGCTGCTCTGCGCCCGTGGCCAGGACCTGTGGCCAACGCCGGTACAGGCTACCCAGGCCAGCGGCCGCCGGGTACCGGTGCTGTTCGCCGGCTGCCGGGCCAGCGGCGCGTTTCGCCTGCGCTGCCGCCAGGCCGGTGATCAGTGGCAGTTCGAGGCGCAGTTTTTCCCGGCCTTCGCGCATAGCCTCGGTCCCCAGGCACTGGCCCGTGCAAGCCAATTGCGTGGCGAGCTGCAACGCCAGCGCAGTGGCCATGCCGCCTGGCTCGACCAGCCGTTGGCCCGTGCACCTGAAGCATTGTGGCGCCGCGATACCCGTGGCGGCAGCTGGGACCGCCTGTTGCACCAGGCCCTGGCCGACACTTCGAGCATGCCGGTGCTGCTGCCCGGCCTGCGCTACGACTACCCGCTGCCGGCGGGTGAACCGATTACCCGCGAGCACCTCATCAGCCTGACCGGCGGCTACCCCGCCCCCGTGGTCGAGGCCCCGGCGCGCCAGGTCGAGCAGGTGCTGGAAAACGCCGCCGAGCAACTGTTCGGCGACCCATTGCTGCTGGACAACAGCCAAGACCTGCCGCGCTGGCAAAGCCAGGACTGGCAGGTCAGCTACAGCCCCAACGGCAAGCGCATCATCGGCCTGCAACCCGTCGAGGGCCTGTGCCGCACCTTTGGCCTGCACTTCGATGCCCAGGCTGGCGCGCCATTGTGGCAGACCCTCGAAGCCTGGCTGACCCGCCAGGCGCCGGGCTGGGCCCTGGCACCCTTGCAACTGCCGGCCGTGCGCTACGTGCAGGGGCACCCTGGCTGGCACCCGCACCAGGTGGCCGCGTGA
- a CDS encoding GspE/PulE family protein, translating to MLAYRLARQSGVAMAPAESGWQLWLRGDADSDQVQELLRVHGQPSALEQLDSATFDERLGQLYQAGEAATAALIEGIGEQVDLDSLMSEMPRIEDLLESDDEAPVIRLINGLFGQALRLRASDIHIETFEQSLVVRLRIDGHLREVLRPPRALSAMLVSRIKVMARLDIAEKRQPQDGRITLRAAGREVDVRVSTLPGIHGERVVMRVLDKQASLLALDHLGMPAAVLRGLRACLARPNGIVLSTGPTGSGKTTTLYAGLNSLNDGSRNILTVEDPVEYAIAGIGQTAINPRAGLTFASGLRAILRQDPDVIMLGEIRDQETAQIAVQASLTGHLVLSTLHTNSAVGAVTRLRDMGIEPFLIASCLRGVLAQRLVRRLCACAVAQPLQSAERALWPELGSLGESYHPVGCEHCQGSGYVGRLGLYEFIELDAGLVALLYDGESELAMQAYLDGRRQSLLAMASACLARGETSLAEVLRVVQG from the coding sequence ATGCTGGCGTATCGCTTGGCACGCCAGAGCGGGGTGGCCATGGCCCCGGCCGAGAGCGGCTGGCAGCTGTGGCTGCGCGGCGACGCCGACAGCGACCAGGTGCAGGAGCTGCTGCGCGTGCATGGCCAGCCCAGTGCGCTGGAGCAGCTCGACAGCGCGACCTTCGACGAGCGCCTGGGCCAGCTCTACCAGGCCGGCGAAGCGGCCACCGCGGCATTGATCGAAGGCATTGGCGAGCAGGTCGACCTGGACAGCCTGATGAGCGAGATGCCGCGTATCGAGGACTTGCTGGAGAGCGACGACGAGGCGCCGGTGATCCGCCTGATCAATGGCCTGTTTGGCCAGGCACTGCGCCTGCGTGCCTCGGACATCCATATCGAGACCTTCGAGCAGAGCCTGGTGGTGCGCCTGCGCATCGATGGCCACCTGCGCGAGGTGCTGCGCCCGCCCCGGGCGCTGTCGGCGATGCTGGTGTCGCGGATCAAGGTCATGGCCCGGCTGGATATCGCCGAGAAACGCCAGCCCCAGGATGGTCGCATCACCTTGCGCGCCGCCGGACGCGAGGTGGACGTGCGGGTCTCGACCCTGCCCGGCATCCACGGCGAGCGGGTGGTGATGCGCGTGCTCGACAAGCAGGCCAGCCTGCTGGCGCTGGACCACCTGGGCATGCCTGCCGCCGTGCTGCGCGGGCTGCGCGCCTGCCTGGCGCGGCCCAACGGCATCGTGCTGTCCACCGGCCCCACCGGCTCGGGCAAGACCACCACGCTGTACGCCGGCCTCAACAGCCTCAACGATGGCAGCCGCAACATCCTCACTGTCGAGGACCCGGTGGAATACGCCATCGCCGGCATTGGCCAGACCGCCATCAACCCGCGTGCCGGGCTGACCTTCGCCAGCGGCCTGCGCGCCATCCTGCGCCAGGACCCGGACGTGATCATGCTCGGCGAGATCCGCGACCAGGAGACCGCGCAGATCGCCGTGCAGGCCAGCCTCACCGGGCATCTGGTGCTGTCGACCCTGCACACCAACAGTGCCGTGGGCGCGGTGACGCGCTTGCGCGACATGGGAATCGAGCCGTTCCTGATCGCTTCCTGCCTGCGCGGGGTCTTGGCCCAGCGCCTGGTACGCCGCCTGTGTGCTTGCGCCGTGGCGCAGCCACTGCAAAGTGCCGAGCGAGCGCTGTGGCCGGAGCTTGGCAGCCTGGGCGAGAGCTACCACCCGGTTGGCTGCGAGCACTGCCAGGGCAGCGGCTATGTCGGCCGCCTGGGCTTGTACGAATTCATCGAGCTGGATGCCGGGCTGGTGGCATTGCTTTATGACGGCGAAAGCGAACTGGCCATGCAGGCCTATCTGGACGGCCGCCGGCAGAGCCTGCTGGCGATGGCCAGCGCTTGCCTGGCCCGCGGTGAAACCAGCCTGGCCGAAGTGCTGCGCGTGGTGCAGGGTTAG
- the gspD gene encoding type II secretion system secretin GspD encodes MIARYCLAGLLMLGISLAQAEEPEVFADDGTPLYEVNFVDTELGEFIDSVSRITGTTFIVDPRVQGKVTVRTVDRHDADAIYDIFLAQLRAQGFAAVDLPNGSVKIVPDQAARLEPVPVETAGKKAEGSDGVATRVFNVRNAASEQMLGILKPLIDPRVGVITPYPAANLLVVTDWRSNLERIDSLLRQLDQVSDEPLQVIALKHASAADTAGLLTRLLAREQGSDAAQVVADPRSNALLVRGSADSRERVRVLLAQLDRPSDSLRSSNTQVIYLRHANAAEVVKVLRGLSQAGAVPATEGEGKDAPVPAASDSGIRLEYEEGTNAVVMVGPDSELAAYRSIVEQLDIRRAQVVVEAIIAEVSDSSAQELGVQWLFADEKFGAGIVNFGGNGVNIASIAGAASSGDNEKLGKLLAATTGATAGIGHFGGGFNFAMLVNALKGKSGFNLLSTPTLLTLDNAEASILVGQEVPFVTGSVTQNNANPYQTIERKEVGVKLRIKPQISIDDSVRLDIVQEVSSIADSSAASDVITNKREIKTKVMVEDNGLVILGGLISDELSTSNQRVPLLGDIPYLGRLFRSDASKNTKQNLMVFIRPRILRDGESLAGLSQQKYRSLQQNTPLKLPALAEGLPLLQVFPASRARLEGGDW; translated from the coding sequence ATGATCGCAAGGTACTGTCTGGCCGGGCTGCTGATGCTCGGCATATCCCTGGCCCAGGCCGAAGAGCCGGAAGTGTTCGCCGACGATGGCACGCCGCTGTACGAGGTGAACTTCGTCGACACCGAGCTCGGTGAGTTCATCGACAGCGTGTCGCGCATCACCGGCACCACCTTCATCGTCGACCCGCGGGTTCAGGGCAAGGTCACCGTGCGCACGGTGGATCGCCACGACGCCGACGCCATCTACGACATCTTCCTTGCCCAGTTGCGCGCCCAGGGCTTCGCCGCCGTGGACCTGCCCAACGGCAGCGTGAAGATTGTCCCCGACCAGGCCGCGCGGCTGGAGCCGGTGCCGGTGGAAACCGCTGGGAAGAAGGCCGAAGGCAGCGACGGCGTGGCCACCCGTGTGTTCAATGTGCGCAACGCCGCCAGCGAGCAGATGCTCGGTATCCTCAAGCCGCTGATCGACCCGCGGGTCGGGGTGATCACCCCGTACCCGGCGGCCAACCTGTTGGTGGTCACCGACTGGCGCAGCAACCTGGAGCGTATCGACAGCCTGCTGCGCCAGCTCGACCAGGTCAGCGACGAGCCGCTGCAGGTGATAGCGCTCAAGCATGCCAGCGCCGCCGACACCGCCGGGTTGCTGACCCGGCTGTTGGCCCGCGAGCAGGGCAGCGATGCCGCCCAGGTGGTCGCCGACCCGCGCAGCAACGCGTTGCTGGTGCGCGGCAGCGCCGACAGCCGCGAACGGGTGCGGGTGTTGCTGGCCCAGCTCGACCGGCCCAGCGACAGCCTGCGCAGCAGCAATACCCAGGTCATCTACCTGCGCCACGCCAACGCCGCCGAAGTGGTCAAGGTGCTGCGTGGCCTGAGCCAGGCTGGCGCGGTGCCGGCCACCGAGGGCGAAGGCAAGGATGCGCCGGTGCCCGCGGCCAGCGACTCGGGCATTCGCCTGGAGTACGAGGAGGGCACCAACGCGGTGGTGATGGTCGGCCCGGACAGCGAGCTGGCCGCCTACCGCAGCATCGTCGAGCAACTGGACATTCGCCGGGCGCAGGTGGTGGTTGAGGCGATCATCGCCGAGGTCTCCGACAGCAGCGCCCAGGAGCTGGGGGTGCAATGGCTGTTCGCCGACGAGAAGTTCGGCGCCGGCATCGTCAACTTCGGCGGCAACGGGGTAAACATCGCCAGCATCGCCGGGGCCGCCAGCAGCGGCGACAACGAGAAGCTCGGCAAGCTGCTGGCGGCCACCACCGGTGCCACCGCCGGCATCGGCCACTTCGGTGGCGGCTTCAATTTCGCCATGCTGGTCAACGCACTCAAGGGCAAGAGCGGCTTCAACCTGCTGTCCACGCCGACCTTGCTGACCCTGGACAACGCCGAGGCGTCGATCCTGGTCGGCCAGGAGGTGCCGTTCGTCACCGGCTCTGTCACCCAGAACAACGCCAATCCCTACCAGACCATCGAGCGCAAGGAAGTCGGGGTGAAGCTGCGTATCAAGCCGCAGATCAGCATCGACGACAGCGTGCGCCTGGACATCGTCCAGGAGGTGTCGTCGATCGCCGACTCCAGCGCCGCCAGCGACGTGATCACCAACAAGCGCGAGATCAAGACCAAGGTCATGGTCGAGGACAACGGCCTGGTGATCCTCGGCGGGTTGATCAGCGACGAGCTGAGCACCAGCAACCAGCGTGTGCCGCTGCTGGGCGACATTCCCTACCTGGGCCGGCTGTTCCGCTCCGACGCCAGCAAGAACACCAAGCAGAACCTGATGGTGTTCATCCGTCCGCGCATCCTGCGCGACGGCGAGAGCCTGGCCGGGCTGAGCCAGCAGAAGTACCGGAGCCTGCAGCAGAACACCCCGCTCAAGCTGCCAGCGCTGGCCGAGGGCCTGCCGCTGTTGCAGGTGTTCCCCGCCAGCCGCGCGCGCCTCGAAGGCGGTGACTGGTGA
- the tatB gene encoding Sec-independent protein translocase protein TatB — translation MFEIGFSELLLVGIVALLVLGPERLPLAARSLGRGLGQARRAMNALKAQVQRELDMPALDAAPLQRLEQEIRQGIQLDALPANDAAPAKERA, via the coding sequence ATGTTCGAGATCGGTTTCAGCGAACTGCTGCTGGTGGGCATCGTCGCCCTGCTGGTGCTCGGCCCCGAGCGCCTGCCGCTGGCGGCGCGCAGCCTGGGCCGTGGCCTGGGCCAGGCGCGCCGGGCAATGAACGCGCTCAAGGCCCAGGTGCAGCGCGAGCTCGACATGCCCGCCCTCGACGCGGCGCCACTGCAACGCCTGGAGCAGGAGATCCGCCAGGGTATCCAGCTCGACGCGCTGCCCGCCAATGATGCAGCCCCAGCCAAGGAGCGTGCCTGA
- a CDS encoding PhoX family protein translates to MSRDSGDNLDRNPSGNLPMASVMDAYLSRRAVVRGSLGAAIAMIAGTGLSGCFDSGGGSNHDDPAPPTQPEKPKLKLGFNSITGSRTDACVVAAGYSAYVLAPWGTPLNASANPWKADGSNSASDQANAMGMHHDGMHFFPINGSSSDGLLAINFEYIDTAALHPAGPTTVAGKRPVEEVRKEINAHGAGVVRISKVAGRWQVVDNDPLNRRFTTVSLMDIAGPMRGTDHVKTKFSPAGTQCRGTNNNCGNGYTPWGTYLTCEENWPGIFVNKGTRPANQVRIGVSSSSGQYKWETAAGDASEVAGEFARFDITPTGASATDDFRNEASTYGYIVEIDPYNAATLAVKRTALGRFRHEGCCPGLPVAGKPLVWYTGDDSNNEYLYKFVSDALWDPADANPADRLATGAKYLDKGKLYVARFDANGTGVWLLLDVATATTAGSTLGAQFGDLPGIILNTRGAADAVGATPMDRPEWTAVNPLNGDVYLTLTNNSARTAAKVDAANPRGPNRHGHIIRWHDSDDHKTFTWDIFVFGANAAGTPDINRSGLTELNQFASPDGMSFDSRGVLWFETDNGETTLTSYTNDQLLAVIPTDLVDANGKQIPVNATNQVDLRRFFVGPNGCEVTGITFTPDNKTMFVNIQHPDNWPSTDKATDLTPAGTSVRPRASTVVIQRNDGGEIGTA, encoded by the coding sequence ATGAGTCGAGACAGCGGCGATAACCTGGACCGCAACCCCAGCGGCAACCTACCGATGGCCAGCGTCATGGACGCCTACCTGAGCCGTCGCGCCGTGGTTCGCGGCAGCCTCGGCGCCGCCATCGCCATGATCGCCGGTACCGGCCTGAGCGGTTGCTTCGACAGCGGCGGCGGTTCCAACCACGACGATCCGGCCCCGCCCACCCAGCCAGAAAAACCCAAGCTCAAGCTGGGCTTCAATTCGATCACAGGCTCGCGCACCGACGCCTGCGTGGTCGCCGCCGGCTACAGCGCCTACGTGCTGGCGCCCTGGGGCACGCCGCTGAACGCCAGCGCCAACCCGTGGAAGGCCGACGGCAGCAACAGCGCCAGCGACCAGGCCAACGCCATGGGCATGCACCACGACGGCATGCACTTCTTCCCCATCAATGGCAGTTCCAGCGACGGCCTGCTGGCGATCAACTTCGAATACATCGACACCGCCGCGCTGCACCCGGCCGGCCCCACCACCGTCGCCGGCAAGCGCCCGGTCGAGGAGGTGCGCAAGGAGATCAACGCCCATGGCGCCGGCGTGGTGCGTATCAGCAAGGTCGCCGGGCGCTGGCAGGTGGTCGACAACGACCCGCTCAACCGCCGCTTCACCACCGTCTCGCTGATGGACATCGCCGGGCCGATGCGCGGCACCGACCACGTCAAGACCAAGTTCTCGCCCGCCGGCACCCAGTGCCGCGGCACCAACAACAACTGCGGCAACGGCTACACCCCGTGGGGCACCTACCTGACCTGCGAGGAGAACTGGCCTGGGATCTTCGTCAACAAGGGCACCCGCCCGGCCAACCAGGTGCGCATCGGCGTGTCCAGCAGCAGCGGCCAGTACAAGTGGGAGACCGCCGCCGGTGACGCCAGCGAGGTGGCCGGCGAGTTCGCCCGCTTCGACATCACCCCTACCGGCGCCAGCGCCACCGACGACTTCCGCAACGAAGCCAGCACCTACGGCTACATCGTCGAAATCGACCCTTACAACGCCGCCACCCTCGCGGTGAAGCGCACCGCCCTGGGCCGCTTCCGCCATGAAGGCTGCTGCCCGGGCCTGCCGGTGGCCGGCAAGCCGCTGGTCTGGTACACCGGCGACGACTCCAACAACGAGTACCTGTACAAGTTCGTCTCCGACGCCCTGTGGGACCCGGCCGACGCCAACCCGGCCGACCGCCTGGCCACCGGCGCCAAGTACCTGGACAAGGGCAAGCTGTACGTGGCCCGCTTCGACGCCAACGGCACCGGCGTGTGGCTGCTGCTCGACGTGGCCACCGCGACCACCGCAGGCAGCACCCTGGGCGCGCAGTTCGGCGACCTGCCGGGCATCATCCTCAACACCCGTGGCGCTGCCGACGCCGTCGGCGCCACGCCGATGGACCGCCCGGAATGGACTGCCGTCAACCCGCTCAACGGCGACGTCTACCTGACCCTGACCAACAACAGCGCGCGCACCGCGGCCAAGGTCGATGCGGCCAACCCGCGCGGCCCGAATCGCCATGGCCATATCATCCGCTGGCACGACAGCGACGATCACAAGACCTTCACCTGGGACATCTTCGTGTTCGGCGCCAACGCCGCCGGCACCCCGGACATCAACCGCTCGGGCCTGACCGAACTGAACCAGTTCGCCAGCCCCGATGGCATGAGTTTCGATAGCCGCGGCGTGCTGTGGTTCGAGACCGACAACGGCGAGACCACCCTGACCAGCTACACCAACGACCAGCTGCTGGCGGTGATCCCCACCGACCTGGTGGATGCCAACGGCAAGCAGATCCCGGTCAACGCCACCAACCAGGTGGACCTGCGCCGCTTCTTCGTCGGCCCCAATGGCTGCGAGGTGACGGGCATCACCTTCACCCCGGACAACAAGACGATGTTCGTCAACATCCAGCACCCGGACAACTGGCCCAGCACCGACAAGGCCACCGACCTGACGCCGGCCGGCACCTCGGTAAGGCCACGGGCTTCGACGGTGGTGATCCAGCGTAACGATGGGGGGGAGATCGGCACCGCCTGA
- a CDS encoding pilus assembly protein PilZ yields MTSRVFSFALLTLAGWLAAQCVLLLSRQPQPASASVPALAPLPGLLVEHWQTPVDDGRIPLTRLPLVYLGGLKAQPLSASVVVLRHGQQVRTLGRGQRLAPGIVLQDIDADGLIFDNNGRRERLPWPPRPAVTGFKRQG; encoded by the coding sequence GTGACTTCGCGGGTTTTCAGCTTCGCCCTGCTGACCCTGGCCGGTTGGCTGGCGGCGCAGTGCGTGCTGCTGCTCAGCCGCCAGCCGCAACCGGCGAGCGCATCAGTGCCGGCGCTGGCGCCGTTGCCGGGCTTGTTGGTCGAGCATTGGCAAACGCCGGTGGACGACGGCCGCATTCCGCTGACCCGCTTGCCCCTGGTCTACCTGGGCGGGCTCAAGGCCCAGCCGTTGTCGGCCAGCGTGGTGGTGCTGCGCCACGGCCAGCAGGTGCGCACCCTCGGCCGTGGCCAGCGCCTGGCGCCGGGCATCGTGCTGCAGGACATCGACGCCGATGGCCTGATTTTCGACAACAACGGCCGGCGCGAGCGCCTGCCCTGGCCGCCACGCCCTGCCGTGACCGGCTTCAAGCGCCAAGGATGA
- the tatA gene encoding twin-arginine translocase TatA/TatE family subunit: MGGIGIWQLVIVLLIVFLLFGTKRLKGLGSDVGEAIQGFRKSMGGNAEANLEQQPPTLNNPPVHQAQPDRQA; this comes from the coding sequence ATGGGTGGCATCGGAATCTGGCAACTGGTGATCGTGCTGTTGATCGTCTTCCTGCTGTTCGGCACCAAGCGTCTCAAGGGGCTGGGCAGCGATGTGGGCGAGGCGATCCAGGGCTTTCGCAAATCCATGGGTGGCAATGCCGAGGCAAACCTCGAGCAGCAACCGCCAACCCTGAACAACCCGCCTGTGCACCAGGCCCAGCCGGATCGCCAGGCCTGA
- the tatC gene encoding twin-arginine translocase subunit TatC, translated as MSVALEQPGRLPLTEHLRALRKRLVRCLLLVALVFCGLFPFAQTLYTHISEPLRRYLPEGASMIATSVTSPFLAPFKLTAMCALFVAMPLLLHQAWGFIAPGLYRRERRIALPLLVSSIVLFYGGMAFAFFLVFPMMFGFFASVTPDGVAMMTDIGLYLDFILALFLAFGLAFEIPVATFIVVWAGLADVATLRRSRPYVIVGCFVVGMILTPPDVFSQTMLAVPMWLLFEVGLLACGVVRRVE; from the coding sequence ATGTCCGTCGCCCTCGAACAGCCAGGCCGCCTGCCGCTGACCGAGCACCTGCGCGCGCTGCGCAAGCGCCTGGTGCGCTGCCTGCTGCTGGTCGCGCTGGTGTTCTGCGGCTTGTTCCCCTTCGCCCAGACGCTGTACACGCACATTTCCGAACCGCTGCGCCGCTACCTGCCCGAGGGCGCCAGCATGATCGCCACCAGCGTCACCTCGCCGTTTCTTGCGCCCTTCAAGCTGACGGCGATGTGCGCGCTGTTCGTCGCCATGCCACTGTTGCTGCACCAGGCCTGGGGCTTCATCGCCCCCGGGCTGTACCGCCGCGAACGGCGCATCGCCTTGCCGTTGCTGGTGTCGAGCATCGTGCTGTTCTACGGCGGCATGGCGTTCGCGTTCTTCCTGGTGTTCCCGATGATGTTCGGCTTTTTCGCCAGCGTGACCCCGGACGGGGTGGCGATGATGACCGACATCGGCTTGTACCTGGACTTCATCCTCGCGCTGTTTTTGGCGTTCGGCCTGGCCTTCGAGATTCCGGTGGCGACCTTCATCGTGGTCTGGGCCGGGCTCGCCGACGTGGCCACGCTGCGGCGCAGCCGGCCTTATGTGATCGTCGGCTGTTTCGTGGTGGGGATGATCCTGACGCCGCCGGATGTGTTTTCCCAGACCATGCTGGCGGTGCCGATGTGGCTGCTGTTCGAGGTGGGGTTGCTGGCGTGTGGGGTGGTGCGCAGGGTGGAGTAG
- a CDS encoding GntR family transcriptional regulator, with protein sequence MRPLSALRPDDTSATPLYLQLARNLEQAIHAGQWSADQALPSERTLSETLDISRVTARKALEVLLEQGLIQRIQGSGTFITPRLEQPLSRLSSFSEMLRMKGFAPSSLWLERSIGSPSNDELIRLGLSPTDQVVHLKRLRKADDIVMAVEVSTLPARLLGDPQAIGDSLYQHLDQLGRPVVRALQHIRAINAGDELAAQVGIAPGTAMLLMTRIGYLDDNTPIELTDTYCRNDYYDFVAELRR encoded by the coding sequence ATGCGTCCTCTCTCGGCCCTGCGCCCCGACGACACCAGCGCCACCCCGCTCTACCTGCAGCTGGCACGCAACCTCGAACAGGCCATCCACGCCGGCCAGTGGAGCGCCGACCAGGCCCTGCCCTCCGAGCGCACCCTCAGCGAAACCCTGGACATCTCCCGGGTCACCGCGCGCAAGGCCCTCGAAGTCCTGCTCGAACAAGGCCTGATCCAGCGCATCCAAGGCTCCGGCACCTTCATCACCCCGCGCCTCGAACAACCCTTGTCACGCCTGTCGAGCTTCAGCGAAATGCTGCGCATGAAAGGCTTCGCGCCCAGCTCGCTGTGGCTTGAACGCAGCATCGGCAGCCCAAGCAACGACGAACTGATCCGCCTCGGCCTGTCGCCCACCGACCAGGTGGTCCACCTCAAGCGCTTGCGCAAGGCCGACGACATCGTCATGGCGGTGGAGGTCAGCACCCTGCCTGCCCGCCTGCTCGGCGACCCGCAGGCCATCGGCGACTCGCTGTACCAGCACCTCGACCAGCTCGGCCGCCCGGTGGTCCGCGCCCTGCAACACATTCGCGCGATCAACGCCGGTGACGAACTGGCCGCCCAGGTGGGCATCGCCCCCGGCACCGCCATGCTGCTGATGACCCGTATCGGCTACCTCGACGACAACACGCCGATCGAGCTCACCGACACCTACTGCCGCAACGACTACTACGACTTCGTCGCCGAACTGCGACGCTGA